The nucleotide sequence ATAATTCCTAGTGGTACAATGCTGTTGCTATGGAATAAGCTAACCGCAAAGGATGCGCAAGCTCCTAGGACCATTTTAAGGCTACCAATTAATGCTGAAGCCCTTCCAGCTCTTTTCGTGAATGGCTCTAAGGATAGAGCCGTTGTATTAGGATTTTGAAATCCTAATAGAAATAATATGAGAAAGATTAATACAAGCGTAGTATAATAATCTGGTCCAAAAAATCCGTCTAATAGAAATAATACAGAAAGTATCACTAATGCAACACTATTAAAAAGTGTAATGTCTAGTGTTTTAAATTTTTTAAGTGCTATGCGATTAATCTGGCTACCTAGAATAAGTCCGCCAGCATTGACACCAAATAAAATTCCAAACTCACTTTGACTTAGATCAAAGATATTCATAAATAATTTTGGTGCTGATGAAATATAAGCAAACATAGCGCCTATCGCAAAACTACCAGCAAAGGCAAAATTCAGAAATTTTGAATGGGTAAGAATGCTATAATAGTTTTTTAAAACACTTTTTGGTGTCAATTGTACATTGCTATCGGGAGTAATACTTTCTGGTAGAAAACTTGAAACACTAATTAGCATAAGTACAGCAAAACCTCCCATGAATATAAAAACAATCGGCCATCCATAGGATTGTATAATTAATCCGCCGATAGTGGGGGCGATTATAGGTGCACCTCCCATAATTAGCATTAAAATCGAGATCGCTCCCGCTACTTCTTCAACAGGAAAAATATCTCTAACGATAGCTTTGGAAGCTACCATTCCTGCAGATGCTCCTAATGCAAGAAAAAATCTGGCAATAATAAGCGAAGTTAAGTTGCCGGAAAAATAACATGCTACAGCTGCTAGGATATATAGAAGTAAGCCAATTTGTAGTGGGCGCTTTCTTCCGAATTTATCCATAATTGGTCCGTAAGCCATTTGCCCTAAAGAAATTCCAATAAAATAACTGGTAAGCGTTAATCCAACTCGAGAAACTGTGATATTAAAATCTTTAGCGATATTCTCGAATCCCGGTAAATAAGAGTCTATAGAAAAGGGTCCTAGGGCGATAAGTGTTCCTAGAACGACTAAAATAATATATTCTTTCTTTTTATTCCGTTCTCCTGGGGTATAATTCATCTTGCAAATTTCGGTAAGAAAATCTTTTTGTAGATAAGTAATATTAGGTTTAACGAAAGATTAATATGCAAAACGTATTAGGTAGTGATTCACATATGCTTAAAAATAAGAGAGCCGGAATAGCGATATTCCGGCTCTTTATATACTTAATATTTAAGCGAAAATTAGTTTCCTAAAATTCGGTTTAAAGTTTCACTAGGTAACATTGCGTTACTAGTTTTTTCATCATTCATTTTGTAATAACCACCGATATTTTGAGAAGATCCTTGAGCTCCTATAAGTTCTTCAAGAATTTTATCTTCATTTTCTTTAAGTTCTGAAGCTATTTTTTCGAAATGAGATTTTAAATCGGCATCTTTATCTTGATTTGTTAAGGCTTCAGCCCAATACATCGCTAAATAAAAATGACTTCCGCGGTTATCAAGTTCATTAACTTTTCTTGAAGGAGATTTACCGTTCTCCAAGAATTTTTCTGTAGCAGCATCTAAAGCATCCGCAAGAACTAAAGCTCTCTTATTATCGTATTTGTTTCCTAAGTGCTCCAATGAAACTGCTAAGGCTAAGAACTCACCCAAAGAATCCCATCTTAAATGTCCTTCTT is from Zunongwangia endophytica and encodes:
- a CDS encoding multidrug effflux MFS transporter, with product MNYTPGERNKKKEYIILVVLGTLIALGPFSIDSYLPGFENIAKDFNITVSRVGLTLTSYFIGISLGQMAYGPIMDKFGRKRPLQIGLLLYILAAVACYFSGNLTSLIIARFFLALGASAGMVASKAIVRDIFPVEEVAGAISILMLIMGGAPIIAPTIGGLIIQSYGWPIVFIFMGGFAVLMLISVSSFLPESITPDSNVQLTPKSVLKNYYSILTHSKFLNFAFAGSFAIGAMFAYISSAPKLFMNIFDLSQSEFGILFGVNAGGLILGSQINRIALKKFKTLDITLFNSVALVILSVLFLLDGFFGPDYYTTLVLIFLILFLLGFQNPNTTALSLEPFTKRAGRASALIGSLKMVLGACASFAVSLFHSNSIVPLGIILTGALAISSILLFQFSFKEKKLSKSVKLNN